In a single window of the Citrobacter sp. Marseille-Q6884 genome:
- a CDS encoding glycerol dehydratase reactivase beta/small subunit family protein, translating into MSLSPPGVRLFYDPRGHHAGAINELCWGLEEQGVPCQTITYDGGGDAAALGSLAARSSPLRVGIGLSASGEIALTHAQLPADAPLATGHVTDSDDHLRTLGANAGQLVKVLPLSERN; encoded by the coding sequence ATGTCGCTTTCACCGCCAGGCGTACGCCTGTTTTACGATCCGCGCGGGCACCATGCCGGCGCCATCAATGAGCTGTGCTGGGGGCTGGAGGAGCAGGGGGTCCCCTGCCAGACCATAACCTATGACGGAGGCGGTGACGCCGCTGCGCTGGGCTCCCTGGCGGCCAGAAGCTCGCCCCTGCGGGTGGGTATCGGGCTCAGCGCGTCCGGCGAGATAGCCCTCACTCATGCCCAGCTGCCGGCGGACGCGCCGCTGGCTACCGGACACGTCACCGATAGCGACGATCATCTGCGTACGCTCGGCGCCAACGCCGGGCAGCTGGTTAAAGTCCTGCCGTTAAGTGAGAGAAACTGA